aaaccgaatcaaactgaattggtctgattcggttcgattcggttcggtttgatcggttttgatttttaataatttttttattttttacactttatttttaatattttaaaatttgcttaaaatattttaatcttaatataatttaatttctctatattattaaaaatatatattattatcactaatcggttcggttcggttttttgatttttttctgatcaaaatcgaaaccgaaccgaaccgaaatgaccgaaatttttgaaattaaaaaccgaaccgaaccgaaatgtataaaaaaccaaactaaatttttaaatcgatttgatttagtcgattttttcgatttaaaccaaatactgctcacccctaacagTAACTGCTTTGGCATCATATAATCTTGCTTCTTAAATTATTTCCAGAATGAGTTTTCGTTGATTGATGATAAGCATTGATTGATCTAGCCATTTTGAATTTAAGAAAGTACTTCAAGTGCATAAGATCTTTTATGGTAAATTTAAAATGTTGTACTTTCTTTTAtagttaaatagttatattttatttaaatttaaaatttagtattaaatattaataataaaaaattaaagtgttaatcgattttttatataaaaataatttcgaAATTATGTTTAGCGAATTTCCCGTCCATTGTAATTGCAGTTGGATGCATCAAAACTTTGTAAAAAATTTTTGTGTATTTGAGTGtatatattcatttaattttaactgatatgttatataataatataaaaaatattatttaaaatataataaatttacatattaatataatattttaatttttaattaattgagttTATAAATTaccttatattaaaaaatgcgTGTAAGAATTTTCACAAAACTTCTGGAGATAGTGCCACATGTGGCTTGGTCGTGTAAAGGAAGGAAGACACGTAGTTTGACTGTAGTATTAGAAGGCTtcgaaatttttatttaaaatttttttataaaattatgcataattttaattttttttaaataaaaattttataaattaaatttttataaaatctttaatttgaaACAGCAAGATAATACTACATTTTAAAAATGACCATATAAATGAAAAAGGTTcactttattaataataaaaaacaattatttttttttaattatccgtTTTGCTTATTTCAGCGCGTGCATCTATGAAATAGTAAAAATAGTCATGGACTTGCTTGCTacttaaataatttgaaataaaattacttaACATATTATGAATGTATTgttacaaaatttttaaaaaaatccaaattAGAGACTGTaggtaaaataaaatactatacATAACTGCAGTACAAGGTGTTCTTAAGTATGCACCAAATATCTTACCATTTTCCATAAACACTCTTTTCTATTTCAACACCTTTTGAAACCTTAACAATATGTTTGATTAGattttttaagataataataataaaaaaaaaaaaaaaaactttaagatTTAAAAGCTTTAATTCTTAAGAATCtcaaaaaaccttcaatttcaaTCAATCAATTTAGTAGGTGAGAAGGTTTTCTCTTGAATTTTTAGTATTCAAGAATTTTTGTTTAGCAATTTGtacttatattttatatatatatattaactaaATACACAAAATGCTAAGGGTTAAACAAATcaaacatttttattatcatataatCTAAAAGAATCAAGATTGATGAGCCCATCCTTAATAATATATtgggttaaaattataattaaagaccaagattattttaaaaaaggcAAGAAATAAATGGTATATTatgggaaaaaaaaatcatagcgTTTTGGTAATTCATATGTTTTTGGATGGTCTACTttgcttttaagtaaaaagttTTCAGGggaaaaaacaaataataataataataatgggcAAGTAAAACTTATTTGAGAAAATTAATGGGCTCTTAGAGGGATACATAATTGGGATCCAAACCATCAGGCATTTAAGATTTTTTGGGCTTTGTGATGAAAGGCataagggttttttttttttttcaaaaactaTAGATATTCTCAAAATTTGATAGGATACTAAATTATATTGGCACTACATCAATTTATTAAAGAATAAAgtgtttttaagaaaatttttaacTATTCACTAAAATCGAATTTTTAAATctcatttaagaaaaaaaagtgTCGAATCAGTCATTTTAATATTCATTGATCGAGTGtatgtaaatattaaataataaaatttttaaatttaatattattttttaaaagaaattgaaataCAAATTTAAATTCACATTAACTTATAATATGATTTAAAGTTTATGCAactgtaaaataaaagataagtTCCATATCCCATCCAAAAAGGAGTTAGGGTGAGGGATGACAAGGAAGCAAAGCGGTGTTGTGTATGAATTTACTATTTATTATATCTTTAcgatattttaatgtaattatcaaaatataagaCTAGAACattataattgaaataatatttatgattattattaatgaaaagTTTCATTGAAGTGATTCAAATAAAAACTTATACTTTGATATTTCGATCATCAcataatttagattttatttaatgGAGATAAATAGATCAAGAAAGTGATACTTTTTCGTAAAtgcaaaaaaattattgtatttgATTCGCATTTTAagttaatttcttaaaaattactTCTTTAAAAAAAGTAGAGTCAAGCAAGTTACACTTtcctaattaaattatattagaatttattaatttatccctTAATTTCTTACATTTGAAATCAATTATAGGATATTATTATCTTTAACTactcataaataatttttctttctgaaaaaataatttgtatacgTAATACAGTTACACCCAACTTTCCAATAAATAAATTCCTTAAAAGTGTACTTTCAGGGTAATATACTTTCTAGAAAGTAGGGAATTTTAAATTAGACAAGGTCTTAGAGTTTTATTTaggttaaaaaattgaaattaggcTTATTTGATATGAGTACTTTAAgtaccaaaataaaaaattgagggAACAAGCTTTTTTATTATATAGCTATAAGTTACTTATAAGCTTTTTATATTACttacatttaatttttagaGTTTATAAACTAATTTGATATAAGTTAGGTAGAGAGTATTTggcttaatttataaaaattagctTATAAAAACTAATCGCTTATAAGTTATTTAACActcataaatattgaaaatttaaagttattatgtgtttaattaaaatatctatatgTAATTGATAAACGATGAATATATTcggtaataatatatttattattaaaaataatattaaataaaatatatggtaaaattttaaaattaaataaagaaaatatggtAATTTATTTCATCAAACCAGTTTCTAAgtaccaaaataaaaaattgtctccttcaaaaattttttttcagcTTATAAGCTGTACTTATAgattcaaaaaatattataaacaaagAAGTCATCTAACTTTTAGAGCTTAGCTTTCACAAACACTCCCTTAGTCTTATTCCACTAACTACGTTTCATTGAGGTCATTCAAATCCAGTAACATTAATTAATCCAGGAAGATCATCGTCATTTCCCAATTCCTAAGGACAAGCCTCTACCAATAGACTTCAAGTCTTTGTGGGCAGCAATGAAACTGCCGACGACTTGGACTTGGACTTGGACTTGGCCTCAAGCAGAGACCATTAGCGTGTGCAATTTCTCTTATAAAGTCAAGTGGACTTGGAAAGATGACAAAGAATTTGAGATCACTTTTCCCTGTTAAGCACAGTAAGTAAACAGGCAactattgaaaaattttaatcaatttgtgctttaatttattaaaattaaaattcatgttACAATTGAAAAAGATGTTAAAACtataggatttttttttatgccattatggtaaaaattaaattaaaacatcttaaaaaagGCCAAATGTTTAATGTTACCTTAGATTTATTGGAAAGGTTCAACTTATTACCAGTCTTCAACTTTtctctaaattaattaataattatccttttaatttaatttaaaattaaaatattttaaaaaaactttgaTAACTAAGAAACTCAATTAAATTTCATgttttttaactaaattttttattattgattattgattgtttatagaaaaaattgatgagtttataaatagctaacaaaaattattaagtaatttgaattaataattttagactaaatagaaaataaatttaaaagttatttgaaaaatataattttcacaCATTTGGAATGGacaatgttgttttctattttttttttttaatttacaaaaattttaaaggGTCTGattatagattttttattattggtCTTAATCACAATTCGCAAAAGTCTCATAAATCCTTTAAGTTTGATATTCGGTGGGAAGCTAATTCAGATTGTGAAAGGGATTATCAGGGAAGCCTGGAATTTTGAGCAGGTCTCTCGAGAGAATATAATGGGAAAGTTGGTGCATTATAGTTAAGTTTGTCTTTAAGTAGAGTTTTTTTTagggtaaattatattttgattattaaattttagtataattaatgaataatttttatatttttaaaatttaacacttaattttctttataattaatttgtttaaattagaatttctccatttttttttgcagttaaaatctttattaattttttaaatgaataaattatatttgaatcattaagttttaacataattaatgaattaatctttgtgtttttaaaatcatatatttaaattcCTTTATAATCGGTTTGTATTcatttatcataatttaaatattttttatcctttattttttatttgaaagaatACTCAAACCCGTTAACTTTTGTCTATAATAcctcatttaactaatttttaatactcAAGCcccattaacttttatttataatatatcatttaactaatttttaatactcAAACCCGTTAacttttatctataatatctcctttaactaatttttaatactttttattttttaatttttatttattgaaatatttcaatacttataattttaaaatttttagaaaatatttataatttcagctATGTTTAAGTGATATTAATTaagtttaaatagattataaatttttataaaaaatattttagaaatgaattatattttcaaaaaaaatttaacagtCTACTAATTTTGAACTCTCAAGTGTACAGAGTAGTGTCTAGGTCTTCTGATATACTACaactatatattaattatgtaaAGTACATGTAATTAAATGATGGTTTAGTTATTGTATTTGTCCCATAGATTCTTCTTCTAATCTCTTTATGTacttaaaagttttaattaaattccTATGATTTTAAACTCTATGGCAATACATAATGATGATAAACCGAAGCATTTGATGAgaatttcttataaaataaattattacatgTTTGTTGAACTATGCCTGATTTTTGGATGGTTTTCATTCTGCTGGATTTGCATCATCTGCTTTGGCTGTTGAGAGATTTGTTTTAAGAATGGCCGTTTAGTTGGCAAGAAGTCGCTATATCCCAAACCAATTATGGAAACggaatatttaattttggtgCAGCTTTGTCGTTCTAACTCTGGTATGGCTTTGGGAGGCTGAAGCTTTTGCTTGCCGACAATCCCTTTTATCTCCATTAATCATATTCTTAAGAATTCATAATTTCCCAGCTAATTGGGTTGCCAATGAAACACATGGTACTTGTTAATGCAATGGATGGATTTCAAATCACTTGAACAGATGGATCCTtgtctgaaaaattaaaaatttaaataaaaaaaaaacaaaaaaaacactATTTCCTCTTTATTCACATTTTGCATATTCTAAAAAAGAAATTGCAAatgtgtataaaaataaaatacatcatAATATATAAGCAATAATTAAGAGGAAGATCAGAAAAAGCATCAATAATGCAGCACATAGATATTATACTCAACTATAGCATCTCCTGATGTCATATTTAACCAGTGTGTTCTCGCCTGAACATAACCTCTAGCAAACCGGAACAGCCCACTTCCTCCGACCACCGGCATCTCTCTCACCTTTGAAAACACCGTGTTCCGTCCAAGAACCGTGATAGTACTCCCATTATACTTACCTTCAATAAAAGCAAAGTTCATCGCCATTAATAATCCGATCTCTTGCTGAGCAGCTTGTGCATAAAACCCTTGTGCTCTTCCCACCAACTTTGAGCTCATTTGTGGGCCTAACGTTAGAGCGTTATCGATCATCCTTACCATCCCGAAAGCTGTAGTTGATGTGTTCTCCGGCGGCACCACTAGGACGGAGGAGGCGTTGGAACCTGTGACGGCATCGTGCCAATATAACCGGAAATGGCTTAGCTTTTCTTTCTTGAGACCATATAGCTTTCTGTTTATGGTTCTCCCAAATTTGTGGTCTTCTCCGGCCACCAGTACGGCGGCGAAGGAAGAGAGGAGGGAGAGAAAGATGAAATAGGAAAGTCTAGCCATGAACAGTATGGGGACTTCCTAGCAACTCCTTGAAAGAATGGGTGAAATTTGCGATCGGTGGAGCACCTAACTCTTGCTGTTTAACCCAATTTATAGGACTAGAAATctgtttttataatattttagttgATTTTTTGAAGGTgaagtaaatattttatgaaaaatttattatttaaaatatgaaattcattaattagttttttaatttttaaaaaatatattaaattattttaaatttttaaaaattaatttttttattaatattaatagttaaatattgTGAAAATTTTGACAAGCAATCGGTGAGACTCACGCATATGCATAGAAAATTCTGTTTAAGCAATTGGTGTAAAAGTCATCAACAGACtatacatttaattaattaaaaattaaaatattatattaatattttcctttattatattttgaaaattttagtataaaataATATGTGGTTTTCAAAGAGTGTAATACATTCAAATGCTTACAAAAATTTGTTTATATTTAGAGTATAAATTTCATATGTTTGTTACATAGGTAGGCTATCTACACGATgtcacaattttattttataatttttcttaaatttattattcattttagaaaattttattatttaatttttaaatattatttttatttataaattaatttttacattttttaaaatctattaaaactttCTTATTTTCTTCCCTTTATTTTCAACCATTTATTCTGTTAAAActttactaaaataaaaaaaaaatcttaaaatccTAAATTactcttaaaatttataattctcAATCCCTTTCtctaaaattttttcataatttttcttttcaaaccgAGATAATATATATTGAGGCTAAagcaaaatataataaaaagagaATGATTTGTTAGTAgaagaagataaaagaaaaattaattaaataatagaggtaatttattttttaatatatttttaaaaagtataaagagattgaattaaatgaaaaaattattttattgataaaaatataatataaaaatattttaataaatttttaaaaatataaaaacttacttataaataataataaactagaTGCTAAATCTCctttattttaatgataatcCCTACAATATGATCATGTTTGACAATGccaatttttcttaaatttattatttcttacattattttttagttgcagtgaggatttttttttattttttatttttgacaaTGGGTGaggttttatatttaattattaaaatatagaaaactgaatataatatattgtgcgaaattaaaattttataatattattttaataatataacgaagatgaaaaaaaataaatcataatatatttttttcgaaGAAATCTTAATATATAAAAGATTAGAACAACAACATATTTACATTATAGACTTTGCTTTAACATAGattataacttattttaatgatattattcaattaaattgattaatataGCAACTTCTGACCTAATGAAAACAATATtgaatttgatgaaatttatattttatcttaGTTAAATGAACCACTtcacaaaaattaattattttagaaaaataagacTTTCTTTTTACCTATACTTCAAGTTAAACCCTTAAAATTtgatgtatttattttttaacaattgatattccaaaatttaaaaagaaaaatgcttTTGAGTGTGTAAAATTAGTCTGAAAAGTCACGTTtcgcttttttatttatttttttttatcttctagTGATGCATAATCATCATTCTGTTACAGTGTCATCTGTCTCTATCACACAGAGCCGTACATACGGGCGTATCTGCCTGCCCATCCTCATCAAACGGCTATTTAATTCTCCTCCGCCACGCGTAATGGTAAGGTCGCAGCATAATTGAATTTGCTCTATTATTCTCCGTCACATCAGACGAGTTAGGTTACTTTCTGACAGGTCTCAGTCCTCCAACCTGATTTAGACACGAGTTGGATAGAATATTGACGGATCAGTATGTTTAGTGAGCTGTAGTGGATTTTGGATCTAATTCTTTCTCTAAAACTCGATCTCATTCTATATACCAAAGTTTCAACGGTCATCAACAACCATTAATTCAACTTATTTTTaaggtttaaattaattttgaaaaaaattaaaatccttctagtttttgtttttctttaaaaaaaatcatgaaaagTTAATGCTTTTAATTTGTAACTAATTACTATAGAATAACTCATCattattaaaacatttaaaattattaaaatagttattattattattagcaaAGTTATAGATCATGGGTTAAATagccattaaatatttaaatatatacatGATTGGTTCTCTAATTCTCTAGAGATTAATATTCGGTGGATTGattctaaatttattaaaattaaaatttatttattttaatcgaatcgaataaaaaaatattagttaggtttgattttaattttttatgaaccaaaatttcaataaattacaaaagcatttttttttttcttttgaaccaAAATAACCCTTAAAAATCAACAAAGAGCAATAATTAAACACAATCCATAAAAGTTGACAGTCAAACATTacataaatttcataaatatattatataaaagtccATAATATAAAACGCATAAAAAACAATCTGTGGAAATTAAACATTCAATGTTGATTAGTTGATAACACTTTCAACACAacgatatatttaattaataatgaactttaatattcttaatacaataatttatttaatttttaattgtttaatttttcttttttaatataattattaaaaatattaaaaaataaattaatccaatcaatttagtttaatttaattttttagagaaatatttttttatttcttttcgtttatgtatgtatgatttCGATTTGGTCGCCGAACCTAACTACATCGTCACAGGCTAATCAACGATCCCGAATTGTCTCGTGAAGTGGGTCCCGTTCCCAACCCTTCACGTCGGACAATTGCTGACAATGGCACCTTTTGTCTTTTGATGGAGGAAACTTCAAGTTCAAGTTTGGTGTCTCTGCAAAAGTCTTTCTTGGAGATCCTCTACGTTCAAGTCCATGTAAGCTCATGAACTTCAATCGCTTTTGTGAATCAAGAGTAGTCAAGTGTTTTAACTTTGCCGATTACTTTGACCAATACATTTTTTGCAGTAGGTGAAATATGGTGGAGCGTTCCGCAGGTGATCATCGAGAGACCAAGACTTGGACTTTTCTAATGTTGAGAGAAAAATAAGACACGAGAAACCTTACCTACTCCTGGAAAGTGGGGTAAGTCATAATTACTTGCATATGCTTGTGGGTATTTTTTCTAGAAAAAGTGGAAGGGAAGCAACCCAACTACTCAATTCAGCTTGGTGGAATTAGTTTTCAACTTAAGCATAATGCTGTCCAATGGGGctgaatatataattttctaagtcaaaattctgaacttttttcttttaaaaatagatgtcattatatttttttattataatttaatcccaTTAATTAAAAACACTATCATtaattgttaattatttttatcattagtaTCGATAATTGTTGGGCCATTAGCATTCAAATTATAGTTAAGCTTTCATAGGAGAGCCAGTCTCAAAACCCATTAAAACTTATTAGCAAACTGACTCATTTTAATTTCGTCCACAATTAAGCAGGCTGGGCTGATCGGAATCCGAACTCATTAAAGATAAACTCAGCTCATCTGACGTGATGGGAGAGTGGGGGAGCAGGCCCAACTATACTATGATCCTATCAGCACGAGCACCGAAAGGGAATTAAATAGCCGCCTGACAATGGTGAGAAGACATGTACGTTCGTACGTACGGTTTTATGTGATAGCGACAAGTGGCATTGTAGTAGGGTGGCTGTTATGCGTCACTAGaagataaagaaaaaaagaaataaaagaggaagACAGTGAACCATTCAAGCCAAGCTTACTCATTCATACCACAAACCTTACCTCTTTCTGGATCTcaaatcatcaattggcgctgtCTGTGGAAATGAAGGAGATCTTTCTGTCATCAGAATTTTCATTCTTAtaaatacccactgagatccacatgacCAACTACAACGAAAATCATACCACCAATACTCCAAAAGACTTGAGTTCCACTCATGAAGGTCATCAATTCTCATTCTCAAGCCCTACAGCTCCATCAAACCAACCACCTGTATTATTTAACCCCTCGCCAAGTTCAGCAGGGAACACACCCAGAACCACCCTATCTGACTAAGAGCTGCAaaacatggctctccagctCCAAAGCACCGCCCACTAGCTGGGGCAAATGTTGCAGCAGAGGGGTCTCAACACCCCGCTGAATATACCACCTGAAACTGAAGGCTTCAATGCCAGTGAACTCCAACCCACCTTAAACTACCAGGTTCCCCAATAAAGCAGCCGAAGGACGGGCAAAAGGAGTGGAGAGGCTGGCAGGGAAAATAAGCCGCGACTAGAGCAACAAGCCAAAGGGTAAAAGAGCTCATCGAAAATGACAAAGCTAAGAGCTATTTTATTGAGCCAACGAGAAGGTCGAAGAGCGAAGAGTTGGAGAAAGGATACCGCCTAGAAAAGAGGCTGAGGCAGGAGGAAACGGATgtagaccaaaagctgaaaaggctAAAAGAACAACTCTTAACTGAACTAAAAGCTCTTAGTTGAACTGGGGGCACAAGACAATAGCCACACCCTATTGCCTACATCCTCCCCTTTCTCAAGATGGGTGTAGTAGGAGACCATCTCCATGAAGTTTATGATACCGTTGATGGTAGCCTATGACGACACAGAAAACCCCCGGGAATAAATCCTAAACTACAAGATGTTCATGAAGCTCCAAACTCATTCAGACGCCCTGATGTGCAAAGTCTTCCCTACCACCCTCACAGGACCAGCTCGAGAATGGTTTAACAGTCTAGAAGCAGAAAGCATTAAAGGCTTCACGGATCTGGCAAACATCTTCATTAGCCGATTTATTGCGGGAGTCCCAGCAAAAAGGAAAACAAGTTACTTGGAGACAATTCGACAGAAAAGGAATGAGTCTCTAAGAGAATATGTAGCCAGATTCAACTCGGAGGCCCTATAAATCCCCAAGCTAGGAGAAAGGGACCACatcctcccatcgaatacccagggccctgtggaaagggttgatattggggtggttgagcaaaccccgaggcctgagtgcctccttgagattctcccatgccctcttcagacatacttacacccagacttccatcccttctctggtcaACATCCATTTCATCCCCCTCAGCTGACACTCCTCCCTAAACTGCTCCCCTTctacttgcatcaaaagacctttgagggtcccttgacactctctccctactagatcTGCAGGACATTgtccttggcaatgcagggggacgggcatccgtgccctcactttctggtgggactccagtcaatcgtgcagatcgacgagtacctctcatcttgcttactgaaaaacagcacacatcacataaaacattagcaccatatggttcgtgtggaagcacatgaacccgcatcacatacatagcataacattaatgcacatgcataaaatcatggcatttcacatcatcattcaagacaggactccacatcctatcctagtagacatgattttcctattgtgcttgcccttctatgacatctatgagcccgacactctctaggtccgaccatatgaacctacggctctgata
The genomic region above belongs to Manihot esculenta cultivar AM560-2 chromosome 3, M.esculenta_v8, whole genome shotgun sequence and contains:
- the LOC110610750 gene encoding dirigent protein 22 codes for the protein MARLSYFIFLSLLSSFAAVLVAGEDHKFGRTINRKLYGLKKEKLSHFRLYWHDAVTGSNASSVLVVPPENTSTTAFGMVRMIDNALTLGPQMSSKLVGRAQGFYAQAAQQEIGLLMAMNFAFIEGKYNGSTITVLGRNTVFSKVREMPVVGGSGLFRFARGYVQARTHWLNMTSGDAIVEYNIYVLHY